A DNA window from Betta splendens chromosome 6, fBetSpl5.4, whole genome shotgun sequence contains the following coding sequences:
- the svip gene encoding small VCP/p97-interacting protein has product MGMCLPCLGGAADDVVVTPDPETRRRQLAEAAEKRQKETAYRGVKNPDAVEKKRKKQEEIEKQAVTSSVSGGGGLKWQVG; this is encoded by the exons ATGGGGATGTGCCTACCGTGCCTTGGCGGAGCAGCGGACGACGTCGTTGTCACTCCGGACCCT GAGACGAGAAGAAGACAGTTAGCCGAGGCTGCTGagaagaggcagaaagag ACAGCATACAGGGGTGTTAAAAACCCAGACGcagtggaaaagaaaagaaagaaacaggaagagattGAGAAACAGGCGGTGACCTCTTCTGtgtctggtggtggtgggttgAAG TGGCAGGTGGGCTGA
- the ano3 gene encoding anoctamin-3 isoform X2 gives MSHSSSWSTDTDQQSSMHNSISEILKEKSLKPSRRSLPCLAQSQTHPINLNHFLSVPLSPEPKPEVEALTQSISTSCSLLPPQTEDESKDQYVEESEVTTCETRADESVPQQKPVTRVKLEARTDSVQRKTPPGSSGLFFRDGKKRIDYILVYKKSSPQVEKRCTFEKNLRAEGLMLEKEPSLTNNDIMFVKIHAPWDTLCKYAEQMNIRMPFRKKCYFTDWKSKTLGSRFHLRCQQIKSWLPRNPMKLDKEALPDLEETDCYTAPFSRARMHHFTINNRETFFSNSTRSRIVHHVLQRTKYEDGKSKMGINRLLGNSTYEAAFPPHEGGYKSRHPIKTHGAQNHRHLLYERWARWGIWYKYQPLDLIRRYFGEKIGLYFAWLGWYTGMLIPAALVGVFVFLYGLFTMESSQVSKEICEANTTIMCPMCEDTCDPWTLSDSCVYAKVTHLFDNGGTVFFAIFMAIWATVFLEFWKRRRAELTYDWDLIDWEEEEEELRPQFEAKYSKVERVNPISGRPEPFQPFSDKLSRLLVSVSGIFFMISLVLTAVFAVVVFRLIVMEKFASFNWKFVKKNWQFATSGTGVCINFMIIMSLNVVYEKVSYLLTNLEHPRTESEWENSFALKMFLFQFVNLNSSTFYIAFFLGRFAGRPGKYNKLFNRWRLEECHPSGCLIDLCLQMGVIMFFKQIWNNFMELGYPLLQNWWSRRKMKKGGGGGQNVDNKAQLPQWDKDWNLQPMNAHGLVDEYLEMVLQFGFTTIFVAAFPLAPLLALLNNIIEIRLDAYKFVTQWRRPMPARATDIGIWHGILEGIGVLAVITNAFVIAITSDYIPRFVYAFKYGPCVDKGRHYDDECLRGYMNSSLSVFDMGEMRNSSQSRYCRYRDYRAPPWSPVPYEFTLQFWHVLAARLAFIIVFEHLVFGIKSFIAYLIPDMPKDLCDRMRREKYLMQEMMYEAELEHLQKERKKNGRRYHHEWP, from the exons ATGAGCCACTCATCATCGtggagcacagacacagaccaacaGTCCA GCATGCACAACAGCATCAGCGAGATCCTGAAGGAGAAAAGCCTGAAGCCGTCTCGTCGCAGCCTGCCCTGCCTGGCCCAGAGTCAGACTCATCCCATCAACCtcaaccacttcctgtctgtgcctCTGAGCCCGGAGCCCAAGCCCGAGGTTGAGGCTCTGACTCAGAGCATCAGCACCTCTTGCAGCCTCCTCCCCCCGCAGACAG AAGACGAGAGCAAGGATCAGTACGTGGAGGAGTCAGAGGTGACCACGTGTGAAACGAGGGCGGACGAGTCAGTTCCTCAACAGAAACCTGTCACTCGCGTTAAACTAGAGGCGCGAACAGACTCAGTTCAG CGGAAGACTCCACCTGGTTCCTCTGGTCTCTTCTTCCGAGACGGGAAGAAGCGCATTGACTACATCCTGGTTTACAAGAAGTCAAGTCCACAAGTCGAGAAGAGATGCACGTTTGAGAAGAACTTACGTGCTGAGGGCCTGatgctggagaaggag CCGTCCTTGACGAACAACGACATCATGTTTGTGAAGATCCACGCTCCCTGGGACACACTCTGCAAATACGCCGAGCAGATGAACATCAGGATGCCGTTCAG GAAAAAATGTTACTTCACAGACTGGAAGAGCAAAACCTTGGGCAG CAGGTTTCATCTCAGATGTCAACAGATCAAAAGCTGGCTTCCCCGAAATCCCATGAAGCTGGACAAAGAGGCCCTGCCTGACCTGGAGGAGACCGACTGCTACACAGCCCCGTTCAGCAGAGCCCGCATGCATCA CTTCACTATAAACAACAGAGAGACCTTCTTCTCCAATTCCACCAGAAGCAGAATAGTTCATCACGTCCTGCAACGCACCAAGTACGAGGACGGAAAATCAAAGATGG GCATCAATCGGCTACTGGGCAACAGCACGTACGAGGCTGCATTTCCTCCACATGAG GGCGGGTATAAGAGCAGGCACCCGATTAAAACGCACGGGGCTCAGAACCACAGGCATCTTCTGTACGAGCGCTGGGCCCGATGGGGCATCTGGTACAAATACCAACCTCTGGACCTCATCAG GCGCTACTTCGGTGAGAAGATCGGCCTTTACTTTGCATGGCTGGGCTGGTACACCGGCATGCTGATCCCCGCCGCCCTGGTCGGCGTCTTTGTCTTCCTGTACGGCCTCTTCACGATGGAGTCCAGCCAAGTCAG TAAAGAGATTTGTGAGGCCAACACCACCATCATGTGTCCTATGTGTGAGGACACCTGCGACCCATGGacgctgagtgacagctgtgtTTATGCAAAG gtGACCCATCTGTTTGACAATGGGGGCACTGTGTTCTTTGCTATCTTCATGGCTATTTGGG CCACAGTATTCCTGGAGTtctggaaaaggaggagagcggAACTGACATATGACTGGGATCTGATTgactgggaggaggaagag gaggagctgaggcctCAATTCGAAGCCAAGTACTCCAAAGTGGAGCGGGTCAACCCCATCTCTGGCAGGCCCGAGCCTTTCCAGCCCTTCTCAGACAAACTCAGTCGACTCCTGGTGTCTGTGTCCGGGATATTCTTCATG ATCTCCCTCGTGTTGACAGCCGTGTTCGCCGTGGTGGTTTTCCGCCTCATTGTGATGGAGAAGTTCGCGTCGTTCAACTGGAAATTCGTGAAGAAGAACTGGCAGTTCGCTACGTCTGGCACCGGCGTCTGCATCAACTTCATGATCATCATGTCCCTTAATGTG GTGTATGAAAAGGTCTCCTACCTGCTGACTAACTTGG AGCATCCACGGACCGAGTCCGAGTGGGAGAACAGCTTTGCTCTGAAGATGTTCCTGTTCCAGTTTGTAAACTTGAACAGCTCCACATTTTACATAGCTTTCTTCCTGGGAAG GTTTGCTGGCAGGCCTGGAAAATACAATAAACTCTTTAATCGGTGGAGACTGGAGGAG TGTCACCCAAGTGGCTGTTTGATTGATCTGTGCCTGCAAATGGGAGTCATCATGTTCTTCAAACAAATCTGGAACAACTTCATGGAGCTCGGTTATCC cttgctgcagaaCTGGTGGTCTCGGAGGAAAATGAAGAAAGGAGGCGGTGGAGGGCAGAATGTAGACAATAAAGCACAACTTCCACAGTGGGATAAAGACTGGAATCTGCAGCCCATGAACGCTCATGGTCTAGTGGATGAATACCTTGAAATGG TTCTTCAGTTTGGCTTCACCACCATCTTCGTTGCGGCGTTCCCGCtggctcctctcctcgctctgcTCAACAACATCATCGAGATTCGCCTCGACGCTTACAAGTTTGTCACCCAGTGGAGGAGACCCATGCCGGCTCGAGCCACCGACatag GTATCTGGCACGGCATTCTTGAAGGTATCGGCGTGCTGGCAGTCATCACCAACGCCTTCGTGATTGCCATCACATCAGATTACATCCCCCGCTTTGTTTACGCCTTCAAATACGGCCCGTGTGTGGACAAGGGACGCCACTACGACGATGA GTGTCTGCGAGGCTACATGAacagcagcctgtctgtgtttgataTGGGCGAGATGAGGAACAGCAGCCAGTCCAGATACTGCAGGTACAGGGACTACAGAGCGCCGCCCTGGAGCCCGGTGCCGTACGAGTTCACCCTGCAGTTCTGGCACGTCCTGGCCGCCAGGCTGGCCTTCATCATCGTCTTTGAG CACCTGGTGTTCGGCATCAAGTCCTTCATAGCGTACCTCATCCCCGACATGCCCAAAGACCTGTGCGACCGCATGAGGAGGGAGAAGTACCTGATGCAAGAGATGATGTACGAGGCCGAGCTGGAGCATCtacagaaggagagaaagaagaacGGACGGCGTTATCACCACGAGTGGCCTTAG
- the ano3 gene encoding anoctamin-3 isoform X3: MVHHSGSIQSFKQQKGMHNSISEILKEKSLKPSRRSLPCLAQSQTHPINLNHFLSVPLSPEPKPEVEALTQSISTSCSLLPPQTEDESKDQYVEESEVTTCETRADESVPQQKPVTRVKLEARTDSVQRKTPPGSSGLFFRDGKKRIDYILVYKKSSPQVEKRCTFEKNLRAEGLMLEKEPSLTNNDIMFVKIHAPWDTLCKYAEQMNIRMPFRKKCYFTDWKSKTLGRFHLRCQQIKSWLPRNPMKLDKEALPDLEETDCYTAPFSRARMHHFTINNRETFFSNSTRSRIVHHVLQRTKYEDGKSKMGINRLLGNSTYEAAFPPHEGGYKSRHPIKTHGAQNHRHLLYERWARWGIWYKYQPLDLIRRYFGEKIGLYFAWLGWYTGMLIPAALVGVFVFLYGLFTMESSQVSKEICEANTTIMCPMCEDTCDPWTLSDSCVYAKVTHLFDNGGTVFFAIFMAIWATVFLEFWKRRRAELTYDWDLIDWEEEEEELRPQFEAKYSKVERVNPISGRPEPFQPFSDKLSRLLVSVSGIFFMISLVLTAVFAVVVFRLIVMEKFASFNWKFVKKNWQFATSGTGVCINFMIIMSLNVVYEKVSYLLTNLEHPRTESEWENSFALKMFLFQFVNLNSSTFYIAFFLGRFAGRPGKYNKLFNRWRLEECHPSGCLIDLCLQMGVIMFFKQIWNNFMELGYPLLQNWWSRRKMKKGGGGGQNVDNKAQLPQWDKDWNLQPMNAHGLVDEYLEMVLQFGFTTIFVAAFPLAPLLALLNNIIEIRLDAYKFVTQWRRPMPARATDIGIWHGILEGIGVLAVITNAFVIAITSDYIPRFVYAFKYGPCVDKGRHYDDECLRGYMNSSLSVFDMGEMRNSSQSRYCRYRDYRAPPWSPVPYEFTLQFWHVLAARLAFIIVFEHLVFGIKSFIAYLIPDMPKDLCDRMRREKYLMQEMMYEAELEHLQKERKKNGRRYHHEWP, encoded by the exons ATGGTGCACCACTCGGGCTCCATCCAGTCCTTCAAGCAGCAGAAAG GCATGCACAACAGCATCAGCGAGATCCTGAAGGAGAAAAGCCTGAAGCCGTCTCGTCGCAGCCTGCCCTGCCTGGCCCAGAGTCAGACTCATCCCATCAACCtcaaccacttcctgtctgtgcctCTGAGCCCGGAGCCCAAGCCCGAGGTTGAGGCTCTGACTCAGAGCATCAGCACCTCTTGCAGCCTCCTCCCCCCGCAGACAG AAGACGAGAGCAAGGATCAGTACGTGGAGGAGTCAGAGGTGACCACGTGTGAAACGAGGGCGGACGAGTCAGTTCCTCAACAGAAACCTGTCACTCGCGTTAAACTAGAGGCGCGAACAGACTCAGTTCAG CGGAAGACTCCACCTGGTTCCTCTGGTCTCTTCTTCCGAGACGGGAAGAAGCGCATTGACTACATCCTGGTTTACAAGAAGTCAAGTCCACAAGTCGAGAAGAGATGCACGTTTGAGAAGAACTTACGTGCTGAGGGCCTGatgctggagaaggag CCGTCCTTGACGAACAACGACATCATGTTTGTGAAGATCCACGCTCCCTGGGACACACTCTGCAAATACGCCGAGCAGATGAACATCAGGATGCCGTTCAG GAAAAAATGTTACTTCACAGACTGGAAGAGCAAAACCTTGGGCAG GTTTCATCTCAGATGTCAACAGATCAAAAGCTGGCTTCCCCGAAATCCCATGAAGCTGGACAAAGAGGCCCTGCCTGACCTGGAGGAGACCGACTGCTACACAGCCCCGTTCAGCAGAGCCCGCATGCATCA CTTCACTATAAACAACAGAGAGACCTTCTTCTCCAATTCCACCAGAAGCAGAATAGTTCATCACGTCCTGCAACGCACCAAGTACGAGGACGGAAAATCAAAGATGG GCATCAATCGGCTACTGGGCAACAGCACGTACGAGGCTGCATTTCCTCCACATGAG GGCGGGTATAAGAGCAGGCACCCGATTAAAACGCACGGGGCTCAGAACCACAGGCATCTTCTGTACGAGCGCTGGGCCCGATGGGGCATCTGGTACAAATACCAACCTCTGGACCTCATCAG GCGCTACTTCGGTGAGAAGATCGGCCTTTACTTTGCATGGCTGGGCTGGTACACCGGCATGCTGATCCCCGCCGCCCTGGTCGGCGTCTTTGTCTTCCTGTACGGCCTCTTCACGATGGAGTCCAGCCAAGTCAG TAAAGAGATTTGTGAGGCCAACACCACCATCATGTGTCCTATGTGTGAGGACACCTGCGACCCATGGacgctgagtgacagctgtgtTTATGCAAAG gtGACCCATCTGTTTGACAATGGGGGCACTGTGTTCTTTGCTATCTTCATGGCTATTTGGG CCACAGTATTCCTGGAGTtctggaaaaggaggagagcggAACTGACATATGACTGGGATCTGATTgactgggaggaggaagag gaggagctgaggcctCAATTCGAAGCCAAGTACTCCAAAGTGGAGCGGGTCAACCCCATCTCTGGCAGGCCCGAGCCTTTCCAGCCCTTCTCAGACAAACTCAGTCGACTCCTGGTGTCTGTGTCCGGGATATTCTTCATG ATCTCCCTCGTGTTGACAGCCGTGTTCGCCGTGGTGGTTTTCCGCCTCATTGTGATGGAGAAGTTCGCGTCGTTCAACTGGAAATTCGTGAAGAAGAACTGGCAGTTCGCTACGTCTGGCACCGGCGTCTGCATCAACTTCATGATCATCATGTCCCTTAATGTG GTGTATGAAAAGGTCTCCTACCTGCTGACTAACTTGG AGCATCCACGGACCGAGTCCGAGTGGGAGAACAGCTTTGCTCTGAAGATGTTCCTGTTCCAGTTTGTAAACTTGAACAGCTCCACATTTTACATAGCTTTCTTCCTGGGAAG GTTTGCTGGCAGGCCTGGAAAATACAATAAACTCTTTAATCGGTGGAGACTGGAGGAG TGTCACCCAAGTGGCTGTTTGATTGATCTGTGCCTGCAAATGGGAGTCATCATGTTCTTCAAACAAATCTGGAACAACTTCATGGAGCTCGGTTATCC cttgctgcagaaCTGGTGGTCTCGGAGGAAAATGAAGAAAGGAGGCGGTGGAGGGCAGAATGTAGACAATAAAGCACAACTTCCACAGTGGGATAAAGACTGGAATCTGCAGCCCATGAACGCTCATGGTCTAGTGGATGAATACCTTGAAATGG TTCTTCAGTTTGGCTTCACCACCATCTTCGTTGCGGCGTTCCCGCtggctcctctcctcgctctgcTCAACAACATCATCGAGATTCGCCTCGACGCTTACAAGTTTGTCACCCAGTGGAGGAGACCCATGCCGGCTCGAGCCACCGACatag GTATCTGGCACGGCATTCTTGAAGGTATCGGCGTGCTGGCAGTCATCACCAACGCCTTCGTGATTGCCATCACATCAGATTACATCCCCCGCTTTGTTTACGCCTTCAAATACGGCCCGTGTGTGGACAAGGGACGCCACTACGACGATGA GTGTCTGCGAGGCTACATGAacagcagcctgtctgtgtttgataTGGGCGAGATGAGGAACAGCAGCCAGTCCAGATACTGCAGGTACAGGGACTACAGAGCGCCGCCCTGGAGCCCGGTGCCGTACGAGTTCACCCTGCAGTTCTGGCACGTCCTGGCCGCCAGGCTGGCCTTCATCATCGTCTTTGAG CACCTGGTGTTCGGCATCAAGTCCTTCATAGCGTACCTCATCCCCGACATGCCCAAAGACCTGTGCGACCGCATGAGGAGGGAGAAGTACCTGATGCAAGAGATGATGTACGAGGCCGAGCTGGAGCATCtacagaaggagagaaagaagaacGGACGGCGTTATCACCACGAGTGGCCTTAG
- the ano3 gene encoding anoctamin-3 isoform X1, with product MVHHSGSIQSFKQQKGMHNSISEILKEKSLKPSRRSLPCLAQSQTHPINLNHFLSVPLSPEPKPEVEALTQSISTSCSLLPPQTEDESKDQYVEESEVTTCETRADESVPQQKPVTRVKLEARTDSVQRKTPPGSSGLFFRDGKKRIDYILVYKKSSPQVEKRCTFEKNLRAEGLMLEKEPSLTNNDIMFVKIHAPWDTLCKYAEQMNIRMPFRKKCYFTDWKSKTLGSRFHLRCQQIKSWLPRNPMKLDKEALPDLEETDCYTAPFSRARMHHFTINNRETFFSNSTRSRIVHHVLQRTKYEDGKSKMGINRLLGNSTYEAAFPPHEGGYKSRHPIKTHGAQNHRHLLYERWARWGIWYKYQPLDLIRRYFGEKIGLYFAWLGWYTGMLIPAALVGVFVFLYGLFTMESSQVSKEICEANTTIMCPMCEDTCDPWTLSDSCVYAKVTHLFDNGGTVFFAIFMAIWATVFLEFWKRRRAELTYDWDLIDWEEEEEELRPQFEAKYSKVERVNPISGRPEPFQPFSDKLSRLLVSVSGIFFMISLVLTAVFAVVVFRLIVMEKFASFNWKFVKKNWQFATSGTGVCINFMIIMSLNVVYEKVSYLLTNLEHPRTESEWENSFALKMFLFQFVNLNSSTFYIAFFLGRFAGRPGKYNKLFNRWRLEECHPSGCLIDLCLQMGVIMFFKQIWNNFMELGYPLLQNWWSRRKMKKGGGGGQNVDNKAQLPQWDKDWNLQPMNAHGLVDEYLEMVLQFGFTTIFVAAFPLAPLLALLNNIIEIRLDAYKFVTQWRRPMPARATDIGIWHGILEGIGVLAVITNAFVIAITSDYIPRFVYAFKYGPCVDKGRHYDDECLRGYMNSSLSVFDMGEMRNSSQSRYCRYRDYRAPPWSPVPYEFTLQFWHVLAARLAFIIVFEHLVFGIKSFIAYLIPDMPKDLCDRMRREKYLMQEMMYEAELEHLQKERKKNGRRYHHEWP from the exons ATGGTGCACCACTCGGGCTCCATCCAGTCCTTCAAGCAGCAGAAAG GCATGCACAACAGCATCAGCGAGATCCTGAAGGAGAAAAGCCTGAAGCCGTCTCGTCGCAGCCTGCCCTGCCTGGCCCAGAGTCAGACTCATCCCATCAACCtcaaccacttcctgtctgtgcctCTGAGCCCGGAGCCCAAGCCCGAGGTTGAGGCTCTGACTCAGAGCATCAGCACCTCTTGCAGCCTCCTCCCCCCGCAGACAG AAGACGAGAGCAAGGATCAGTACGTGGAGGAGTCAGAGGTGACCACGTGTGAAACGAGGGCGGACGAGTCAGTTCCTCAACAGAAACCTGTCACTCGCGTTAAACTAGAGGCGCGAACAGACTCAGTTCAG CGGAAGACTCCACCTGGTTCCTCTGGTCTCTTCTTCCGAGACGGGAAGAAGCGCATTGACTACATCCTGGTTTACAAGAAGTCAAGTCCACAAGTCGAGAAGAGATGCACGTTTGAGAAGAACTTACGTGCTGAGGGCCTGatgctggagaaggag CCGTCCTTGACGAACAACGACATCATGTTTGTGAAGATCCACGCTCCCTGGGACACACTCTGCAAATACGCCGAGCAGATGAACATCAGGATGCCGTTCAG GAAAAAATGTTACTTCACAGACTGGAAGAGCAAAACCTTGGGCAG CAGGTTTCATCTCAGATGTCAACAGATCAAAAGCTGGCTTCCCCGAAATCCCATGAAGCTGGACAAAGAGGCCCTGCCTGACCTGGAGGAGACCGACTGCTACACAGCCCCGTTCAGCAGAGCCCGCATGCATCA CTTCACTATAAACAACAGAGAGACCTTCTTCTCCAATTCCACCAGAAGCAGAATAGTTCATCACGTCCTGCAACGCACCAAGTACGAGGACGGAAAATCAAAGATGG GCATCAATCGGCTACTGGGCAACAGCACGTACGAGGCTGCATTTCCTCCACATGAG GGCGGGTATAAGAGCAGGCACCCGATTAAAACGCACGGGGCTCAGAACCACAGGCATCTTCTGTACGAGCGCTGGGCCCGATGGGGCATCTGGTACAAATACCAACCTCTGGACCTCATCAG GCGCTACTTCGGTGAGAAGATCGGCCTTTACTTTGCATGGCTGGGCTGGTACACCGGCATGCTGATCCCCGCCGCCCTGGTCGGCGTCTTTGTCTTCCTGTACGGCCTCTTCACGATGGAGTCCAGCCAAGTCAG TAAAGAGATTTGTGAGGCCAACACCACCATCATGTGTCCTATGTGTGAGGACACCTGCGACCCATGGacgctgagtgacagctgtgtTTATGCAAAG gtGACCCATCTGTTTGACAATGGGGGCACTGTGTTCTTTGCTATCTTCATGGCTATTTGGG CCACAGTATTCCTGGAGTtctggaaaaggaggagagcggAACTGACATATGACTGGGATCTGATTgactgggaggaggaagag gaggagctgaggcctCAATTCGAAGCCAAGTACTCCAAAGTGGAGCGGGTCAACCCCATCTCTGGCAGGCCCGAGCCTTTCCAGCCCTTCTCAGACAAACTCAGTCGACTCCTGGTGTCTGTGTCCGGGATATTCTTCATG ATCTCCCTCGTGTTGACAGCCGTGTTCGCCGTGGTGGTTTTCCGCCTCATTGTGATGGAGAAGTTCGCGTCGTTCAACTGGAAATTCGTGAAGAAGAACTGGCAGTTCGCTACGTCTGGCACCGGCGTCTGCATCAACTTCATGATCATCATGTCCCTTAATGTG GTGTATGAAAAGGTCTCCTACCTGCTGACTAACTTGG AGCATCCACGGACCGAGTCCGAGTGGGAGAACAGCTTTGCTCTGAAGATGTTCCTGTTCCAGTTTGTAAACTTGAACAGCTCCACATTTTACATAGCTTTCTTCCTGGGAAG GTTTGCTGGCAGGCCTGGAAAATACAATAAACTCTTTAATCGGTGGAGACTGGAGGAG TGTCACCCAAGTGGCTGTTTGATTGATCTGTGCCTGCAAATGGGAGTCATCATGTTCTTCAAACAAATCTGGAACAACTTCATGGAGCTCGGTTATCC cttgctgcagaaCTGGTGGTCTCGGAGGAAAATGAAGAAAGGAGGCGGTGGAGGGCAGAATGTAGACAATAAAGCACAACTTCCACAGTGGGATAAAGACTGGAATCTGCAGCCCATGAACGCTCATGGTCTAGTGGATGAATACCTTGAAATGG TTCTTCAGTTTGGCTTCACCACCATCTTCGTTGCGGCGTTCCCGCtggctcctctcctcgctctgcTCAACAACATCATCGAGATTCGCCTCGACGCTTACAAGTTTGTCACCCAGTGGAGGAGACCCATGCCGGCTCGAGCCACCGACatag GTATCTGGCACGGCATTCTTGAAGGTATCGGCGTGCTGGCAGTCATCACCAACGCCTTCGTGATTGCCATCACATCAGATTACATCCCCCGCTTTGTTTACGCCTTCAAATACGGCCCGTGTGTGGACAAGGGACGCCACTACGACGATGA GTGTCTGCGAGGCTACATGAacagcagcctgtctgtgtttgataTGGGCGAGATGAGGAACAGCAGCCAGTCCAGATACTGCAGGTACAGGGACTACAGAGCGCCGCCCTGGAGCCCGGTGCCGTACGAGTTCACCCTGCAGTTCTGGCACGTCCTGGCCGCCAGGCTGGCCTTCATCATCGTCTTTGAG CACCTGGTGTTCGGCATCAAGTCCTTCATAGCGTACCTCATCCCCGACATGCCCAAAGACCTGTGCGACCGCATGAGGAGGGAGAAGTACCTGATGCAAGAGATGATGTACGAGGCCGAGCTGGAGCATCtacagaaggagagaaagaagaacGGACGGCGTTATCACCACGAGTGGCCTTAG
- the fibina gene encoding fin bud initiation factor a, with product MSERRRMMDPVPLLLIIVASAPLCWAVYSGPLQPEISNGTFHHFFVPDGDYDETEDPEVCQMLFKFSDAHPCGASEESDAAVRDDFVITKLQAEDAARLLESVGRAVAHDLDGEDSYGTFLQREVAQIGEAFSGVDKSLLELEVKFKQSQETELREEQQLNGYAVKQVSDIRSALRETTDVSLGLKDKHELLYLIIRSHGTRLSRLKTEFLNAGL from the coding sequence ATGAGCGAGAGGAGGCGCATGATGGATCCCGTCCCACTGCTGCTCATCATAGTCGCATCTGCACCACTTTGCTGGGCAGTCTACAGCGGGCCCCTGCAGCCGGAGATCTCCAACGGCACCTTCCACCACTTCTTCGTCCCCGATGGAGACTACGACGAGACAGAGGACCCAGAAGTGTGCCAGATGCTGTTCAAGTTCTCGGATGCGCATCCGTGCGGGGCCTCTGAGGAGAGCGACGCCGCGGTGCGGGACGACTTCGTCATAACCAAGCTGCAGGCGGAGGACGCGGCGCGGCTGCTGGAGAGCGTCGGCCGCGCGGTAGCGCACGACCTGGACGGGGAGGACAGCTACGGCACGTTCCTCCAGAGGGAGGTGGCCCAGATCGGCGAGGCCTTCTCGGGCGTGGACAAgtccctgctggagctggaggtgaagtTCAAGCAGAGTCAGGAGACGGAgctgagagaggagcagcagctgaacggCTACGCGGTGAAGCAAGTGAGCGACATCCGGAGCGCGCTGAGGGAGACGACGGACGTCTCTCTGGGACTCAAAGATAAACACGAGCTGCTGTATCTCATCATTCGCAGCCACGGGACGAGGCTGAGCCGCCTGAAGACGGAGTTCCTCAATGCCGGGTTATAA
- the tmem276a gene encoding transmembrane protein 178B — MAAMRTLTVAGLFLAFCAMGLIAIAISTDNWYETDARRHRERCKNYSNKRNDPGYIYISNNNLPLRMLPKEKNVERKGSSVSGEMLLRAKRHFLPPAPAMESLCSRQYNSTITGLWRKCHREGFDLETEDLIFKGLVPRCAPIKYYYSSSVLPRNLPINLTKTIRQDEWHALHLQRMTASFIGMAISIILFGWVIGVLGCCKEHDLMQYVAGLLFLMGGTCCIISLCTCVAGINFELSRYPRYMFGIPEDISHGYGWSMFCAWGGLGLTLLAGFLCTLAPSLYPPQTPVVQKPRQENGCV; from the exons ATGGCTGCTATGAGGACTTTAACCGTGGCGGGTCTTTTTTTGGCGTTTTGCGCCATGGGGCTTATAGCTATAGCGATCAGCACGGATAACTGGTACGAGACCGACGCGAGGAGGCACCGGGAGCGCTGCAAGAATTATTCCAACAAAAGAAACGACCCCGGCTACATCTACATCTCCAACAACAACCTTCCGCTACGCATGTTgccaaaggaaaaaaatgtgGAGCGGAAGGGATCCAGTGTCAGCGGCGAAATGCTGCTGCGGGCCAAGCGGCACTTCTTGCCTCCCGCTCCGGCCATGGAGTCCCTCTGCAGTCGGCAGTACAACTCCACCATCACCGGACTGTGGAGAAAGTGCCACCGAGAGGGATTCGACTTGGAGACAGAGGATTTGATCTTCAAAG GATTGGTTCCGCGCTGCGCACCAATAAAATACTACTACTCATCATCGGTGCTCCCCAGAAACCTGCCAATCAATCTGACGAAGACGATCAGGCAGGATGAGTGGCACGCGCTCC ACCTCCAGAGGATGACTGCCAGCTTCATAGGCATGGCCATATCCATCATCCTGTTCGGCTGGGTCATAGGCGTGCTGGGCTGCTGTAAGGAGCATGATCTGATGCAGTATGTCGCCGGGCTCCTTTTCCTCATGGGAG GGACGTGCTGCATAATCTCCCTCTGCACATGTGTGGCCGGGATCAACTTTGAACTGTCCCGCTACCCCCGCTACATGTTTGGCATACCGGAGGACATCAGTCACGGCTACGGCTGGTCCATGTTCTGCGCGTGGGGGGGGCTGGGCCTCACGCTGCTCGCCGGCTTCCTGTGCACGCTGGCCCCTTCTCTCTACCCCCCACAAACCCCCGTTGTGCAGAAGCCCAGGCAGGAGAACGGCTGCGTGTGA